TCGAACAGATAGTTTTTGCATATCTTGTAATAGTTTTAAGAAAATGATGGCTGAAAATGATTCGTATGAATACCTAGAAAAAGGGgtgtttaatttttcaaaaatggaatctgaggaaaatattttaaaacccgGCTCAACATTATGCTCTATAAATTTATACagattattttctgtttttacttCAAAATCCTTAGTTTCTCTTCTCAAAATTCTTCTCTcgaaagaatatttaaaaacttgcaTAACAAATGAATCTAAAAAGTTTGGTTTTCCAAtgtcatcttttttacaaagtatccCTTGTCAACCAATAACATATAAAAGCTTGGAAGTTGCATGCCATTTCATTGATGATTATTCTGAAAAACTTCTTTGTAAGTTagcttttatttaagttatttagaactaaatatttaagtttaataattatttattgtataattagttgatatagttaattaaccaaatttaaaaagctaCAATTAGACAAACgtgttttgctttttaaagattttgtattGCGTTCTATCATACTTTCTTAACAAAGACACAGCATTGCAATCTAATGTGTACTGACTTACATAGTAAGTAGTCAGTTTTGCAATCAAACATACTTTCTTACGTAGCAAAAAGACAGTTTTGCAATCGGACTTGTTTTACGCAGTAATCAAACAGCATTTGAATCTGACGTACTGTACACTTGCAAATATTGACAATAttgcaacaaacaaaaaaagaaatttttaacactTAAGACAAAAAGATACAAACTTTTCTTAtagcatatattttttcttatagcatatattttttcttatagcatatattttttcttatagcatatattttttcttaaataagggctaataaaatagtttttaacaaacttttttaaaacaatgtttttgaaacaattttaaaagtttttcgaaatttaattataattagtatGGTTTTTACATCTAAATTAGAATCATTTTTACATCAAAGGTAATAGTCCAAATCTAAAGTTGCACTGTTTCCGTGCTGTTATGGAGGTATTTATTCGACACGTAGACCCAAAGTTAGTGCTAACTTCAGCTCGTTGCAAGAAAATTAAAGGAGCATCATCTATGAGTTTCCATgagtaacttttttaatttagctttttatcatcttttttttttccaataaaaataattttttcttttaatttttcaggtatgcaaaaaaagtttttgataatctGAACATCAGCTTTAATCCTGTTCTTCTTAAAGgtctaagttttttttctttggaaagtttttattaaaacatttaactattatattttttgttaaaaacataacacgaatattcgtttttttaaatagaaatcaaCCATGAAGAACTTTTATCTCAGACAAAAagagtaattatttattattctttggTGTTGCTTCTCGGGCCTGTTATCGAGAGTGTGGTTCTTCTTGATAAATATGCTTTCCTTAAAGAATTAGGTaattttgtataagttttaattttgcaatattttaaacaattatttatatctaaatatttaaacaactatttacatctaaatatttaaatagttaacaatacttaaatatggttttatttCTGAATTTCAAGACACGTTTaaagaatatgtttttatttattaaaagtgcttttaaattttattttttacaattttatatacaatattaatttttatatagtataaatatattggATCATACATTACACGATccactaatttattattacgtCATTGTTTTctagaacatttaaattttttatttgtttatatgacTAAATATTGTTTAGGTGTTAATGTATCTCTCACTCCATTATTTAACCCAAAGATCTCaccaagaaattttgttttggttGCTACGCGTTAAGAAAAGGTGAAACAATGCTTATGTACTATTTCTTATagatgtaaaaacttttttaaattctattgtttttattgtgtttGTTTTCTCAGACAAACTTAATCGCTTTATATCACGGGTTATTGGcgcaaaaaataaatgtttccgGATATTTAGTAAACAAACTAGGTACTAAATTGCTTGTTGATAAGTTCAAATTGTGCtgttcattaaaaataactttcaaaaatagttatttttattttacaaatcaactcaaaagtaaattaaaatataaatttttacattctaaaaaaatgattatcattactttaatgattatttttaattaaattaattaaatttaattaaaaatatatatattataatttctttttaatctaacagactttaaaaagtatatatattgcatatatttaaatttctactcaataaatatacttatttagaaataaattattaaggattaattatttttgtcataattttagggcttttaaagttcttttgttGATCGATGTGTGTAAAGCTTGCTAAacagctttctttttttttttttcaattttcttatcaaaacatttttccaATCAGATCACTGGAAAAAATCCTTGACATACAAAAGTGAAGTACTTAATACGTATCTTTACATGTATATGCAAGAGCATCTTTGATAAGTTGTGTACTCTCTCCCCTTGCTTTTTAAGGACCATCTTTTCAAACATACGTActaaatcaagtaaaaaattgCTGATAGTTAGGATTATCGAAGACAGTTTTTTTGAAGTCTTTAGTTACATCTTCGAACTGACTTATGacagatttatttattagaaaaattctacaataaaaaattaagtctaCGATGAAACATAAGCTACACTAAAGATTTATCCGGAATGCCCTTTGCGTTCCTGATAAATCTTTAGTGTAGTTCCAGATAATTCTATTGGTTTCGGTCAGACACTTTGTTAAGCTTTTACAGTTTAACAATAGAATTATTAACTTAAGTTACTTCTTTAAATCAATTACTTTCCAACTCAAACAGCTTCTTTTAGTAAATCCACTTTGCAGTTTTTTCAAGGTCTTAGTCTCAATACCtcaacttttgtattttttcttttaaccaattataaaatatttgactaGATGGACACCATCATCACAGagcaaataaatgtttttagttgtCCGCTATCATGAAAtcaattgaactttttaaaaatacttgaattACACTATCATTATCACATAAAGTTTTAACAGTATTGCCATTACATGAACCAAGCTTAACATAAAAACTTGCTCATATTAAAATCAGCACTTAAGCGATAAAATGGCAATGCTTTGttcataaacttttttcctCCAAATAATGAGCAAATCACAAAAGTCAAATCAGTACACAGTTGGCTAGAATTTAGATTAACTGGATAAAATTActtgcatcaatttttttttttaatttttaaagttttaatgagATTAATTGGTGTTATTATAAGTGTGATTGCTAGatgaagtttgttttaaaaaaagtgcattctagtttaaatagtttttctaaTTAGCAGACTACATGGGGTTCCGCAGAGTATTTTGaagttttagatattttaatactGTGAAACTTAAAGCTTTTATCCTTATTTCAAATgtgaatatttgaaaaaacattgctgtgattggagtctgggaacTTAATGCCCAAAAAAGTTTGACCTCTATTTATCCCAAATTTTATAGCAacaagctaaataaaaaaaatcttttcttacttcaactatatttaatttcatcgacatatttcaaactttatttaataaactttaggtgttgcaaaattattatcatGTAAAACTTACGACCCCTCGTTTTGGGGATGTTGGAAACTTTGCATGGCCATAACATTTGagcactaaattattttaaaactatgaaatttaaattctttaaaagttcatttacagatttaatataataaagtttaaaatctgtaaatgaactttaattttgaagaagatataaatatatattttttattaactcgTTCCCCTCACAATAATAAGGGTTCAAACTTTGATCGGTATTATTGTTTCCATGCTTCATTCACAAAAAAAACctacaaaacatgttttttaacaatgtgTTCTATAAACCATGCAAGCTTAGTAAgtagttgttattaatattaaaaataaaaggtgtttttattgttagttaaaaaaaaactgtcaattGAAATTTGTGCGCAGAATTACGACTTTTGTCAGATATAAGAATTCAAATGAGAAGGTAAACTAAACTGACGCCTAGTGGCAAtcgataaaaaattatcaaagtaaatatatatttaaatataatcttcaAAATATCTGTGTTAAAAAACAGGATctagcaaaaaaaatgttttgtctttcagtaacaaaagtaataaagtatAAGATATAACCCATCTTTTAAGTTGTTATAAAACTGTTACTTAGTTACCAATTTTAGtctaataaattctaaaatgCAGATAATATAAGACTAactgtataatattttaaaaagcgcaatatttcatgtaaatattatttataaacatttatttatatttttgtaaacaacatttttacttatagtaaaaatgttgtttacaaaattataaataattgagTTCGGGATCGTCCTCAAActacgcaacgctaaatttaattaaaaaaatggacgAAGGAGATCTTAAGCTCATTTACGcagagatttttattaaatttaatggcttattttgatttttttttttaactcaaggCTCTGCGAGgcaaaaattttgatcttttttgttttgtttattgatgaaatttagcgttgcgtaatttatagacgatccctttgttaaatttaaatgtgaGTTAGCTGCATATTTGAGTTCTTgaaagatcaaattttttttttgtgtcaactATTTCCTTTTGCTCATATTCTTCATTTGAGcccaataaaacaaaaatgcaaaaacgtAAAACTGACAAcagatattaaattttgatattagataaacaaaaaacttaattttttgtttttttccgttgaaaataacaaaataaaatttctaaaaatctttttttttttttttttcctaattaccaaataattttaatataaattattttctattaatgttttttaaataaatattaatttaataaataagtagcTAGAGTAAGTTTTCTTAATATGGAATATGATACCGCGGACCATAACTATggaacacttttcaaaaaacaaaaattaaattttttcggTAAAATCGTTAAATTCCGTTAAGTTTGTAAtgcaaaaatgaaatttttaaattaaataaatatttttcttgatttttcgaaatgaaaatcgAATTCCATTATcctaagttttttacttgtttattttgctcttattttgatatttaacagAGTTTGCCAGTATATTTTAATGACTACTGCTAAAactatattgatattatttactttcttgatttaatgtaaatatttatgaaagctttaacttttttattatattggagatgcacaaagtttttttaaccatattatattttaacttgtaaaGCTCACATAGCGGCTCTATGAAATGATTGTGGTGACTTTagtcatccgtatcttctttgagctTAAAAAACAGCCATTTCCTATTCAATTTCCTAACAAGGTTTGTTCCGTTTTCCTGACGGTCAAGTTTAATTTCAGTGacttattgtttaataaaaattttaagctgTTGAGCTAAACTCAATtcatttttgatactttttacaTTATCAGTTTTACTAACTATAATTACTTCCTTGTCATCATCAGAGCTATTGTCAGATGGCTGAAATAATCGCTGAATGAGATTAGTAGTAAGATTAGTAAtcgtctttttttattaatcttgttGCCAAATTCATTCTTATTTAAGACATCCGAATTTTACATGTATTTCATGAGATGAATTATATGAATGTTTCTTCTTTCagttattatatattcaaaTGTTTAACAAGTTGACTTATAGATCTACTAGTTACattaagttttttcttgtaaattcAATGACAATTTCAGAATACATAAGATCAGCATCTTCTTTTGAAAGAGTATTAATGGCCAATTTTAGTGGTTTTCAAGCAACACTAAGTTCATTTATGAACTTAGTTACAGGTAGTATAACTGATAACGTAAATTCATTTATGAACTGAATTACAGTTAGTATAACTGATAAcgtaaaaagtatcaaaaatgaATTGAGTTTAGCTCAACagctcaaaatttttattaaacaataagtCACTGAAATTAAACTTGACCGTCAAACAATAAGCTTTAAAACCACTAAAAGCTCATTTTTAATTAGAGGAAAAGCAATATTCATACCAATCAGAGCTATTTTTACTTTGGTTTGCACCTCCAAAAAACATTCAAGCATATCAATAGTGCTGCTCCATCTTGTCCTTGAATCACAAATCTAAACTTTTCTTATCCAaacttttcaattatatttggTTGAAGATTGTTATCACTGCTCACTGATAAACTACGAaactttttaaccaattttcttatttttgccATAGTTTCTTAATATTCAAGTTTCAAAAACGGAATAGAATCTTCACTAACTTTATGAACAGTTTGAATACTATCACCAACTTCAACCCCATCTTTATCATCACCTTGATTATAATCTACAGCAACCTTGATTATAATCTACAGCTTCCATATCACCATCAACAGAATCATTATCTGAACCATGTGCAtcaattatgttttttgtaaaaagcaCATCAATCACACATAAATAAATAGCGTGGTTGTAACACATTTGATGTTCAAGTTTAGTGTCATGACCAAATTTTTTGATTGAGCTAGCTCCATCAGTAACAGAAGCTCAATGAGTTTGTCCAAAAGCTTATTACTGATCAATTTAATGGCTTTTGTTGCTGACATTGTACCTTGAATTTTTAACATTCCAAACGATTGAAAGTCTTCATTATGATGTagatttaaatacatatatctACTATTTTTTACTGAAGTATACTCATCAAATGTGAGACTAAATTTACGTTTATCTTCaagtttcattttcaaaaaacttataacttgTTTATTGACTTGAACGTGAGGTATTTAATAACAAGATCACCAACGGTTTGATGACTTTGAGGAATTTGATATCCCTGGGCACGAAATGCTGATCGCAAAGTTTCACTTTTAGCAATGGTGTGAAAGCTGATTCCATCAGTAGCTGATagtagtttaaaattttcagttttatggttaactttgaaaaaacttttaattcgcGATATTTTGGCAGCAGGAATGTTTGCTGCAGCCTTGGGCACAGAGTTatataagaatttaaattttgtgttttatttttaaatgcctTGTAATAGCTGTTTTGTTAAATCAAGCTTTTGAGAATAATTTAACAGAGTTTACACTTTGAACTCTGTAATTCTTCGGAAAGTTCGAAATAGCCCCAGATCTTCTAGTTGTGCTTACATCTTTAAACTTatctatgttttttatttcgtacaactaaaacttttattagctCGTCAAATCTATAATAactggttgttgtttttttatggatATTACCATGGGGTATCTTAAAATATATggagtattttaatttaaaacttaaaagtaactAAATCATTTGTTACATATTTCATTGGtgacttaaactttaaaagtgttgtttttaaaaaaaagtattgcacAACAAAAATTAAGAGTAGTGAAcactatataaaaatgtcacagtttaaaaaatattttggtctaactgttaaaaaatggtaataaagaacctaattttgatatatatacacGTTCAAACTTTTAGAGAAAAAAGTTCGAACTTAAACCtcttaaaaaatagcaaaagttCGAACGTTTGAACCTGAACATGTTTAAACTGGAAGTCCTACCCAATTATATGTGGGGTCCTCTAATGTAACGGCGCCATGGTCTTTagccaaaaaaagtttatttaaaacaaaaaagacttATTTGATatacaatttcaaaatttattatgaaaatttatttttatgacaagCTATTCAGGGTGTTTCATACTGCCTTACTAAGCTAAAAAGAAGATCTCCACTTTCATAATTGTAGGGTATTGAGTGTTTTACAAAATCGAAAAGCGCATTTgtctaaaaatttcttttggtGAAGTTTTCAATTTATTAGGATGTAGAAACACGTTAATTTTATACTGTGTGTAGTATCATAATTGGATCTTCTGTTTTATGAGGCAGAATAGAAGATACGTCTACTTTCTCTAGTAAATGTGTAAACTTAATGTGAGATACAACAATTGACATAAGTGGAAAttctctaataaaaaaatgtactgtTTTTAAGAAATGGCCAGATCActcataataatttaaataaacctGAACATccataaaaaattcatttcatcaaaaatatttgtaattaacaTAACTTCCATATAAtcaaataatgtaaaaagtaaatttattattaaatttataggtTGGTTTTTCCAAAATTGTAAGCGATTTTGAGGAATGATGTgtttcaaattattaattattcttGCTTGTTTTTCACGACTGATTCCAGCACGCAACTAGCGTTGTAATGGTTTCTTCAGGTTTTAAGTATTTGTAAGTTGAGACAGTGCCGTCTTAACGCATAGGCTAGGTAGGCTGCAGCCTAGGGCCCCCAATTTTTAGGGGCCCTTAAAATGTGTctggattttttttcaaatttatataaataaaaaattatatttctaaattttctgaAGAAATCATAGTTTGGGGGCCCCTcgagaataatttttttcttgataagatttttttaaattatttttagaaaagtatcAGTTTTTCAGTTTGGGGGCCCCCtagggaattttttttttcttgataagcAAAAATGCATGCATGCGTCcgaaaataaacataaattttccgATAAGAAGTGTTAAATACAAGCACTTAAAATATTCCATTagattgaatttgaaattgctGTGATCAACTTAAAACatctgttttgaaaaaaaatcatttaacatgTCTAATTGGACTTATCAAAGTGGTGCTGCAAAGAGGAAAAAAGCCGCTAAAGCAAAAGAAGACATTTCAAAATATCTTCCTTTGACATCATTTCTTTTGGTACAAAAGTCAAAGCCTGTTGTGTCCGAAGATGTATTTCTTTGTCCAACTTCAAATTTCGTAAGCATTGATAGTGCTTTGTTGCCAAATGAAACTCTAGAAATTCAACAGGAACTGGAACCAGAACAGGAGCCAGAACCAGAGCAGGAGCCAGAACCAGTGCAAGAGTCAGAACCAGCACAGGTGCCAGAACCAGTACAGGAGCCAGAACCAGCACAAGAGCCagaatcaaatcaaattaaaacttatccAAACGCAACAACAAAAACTACTCAAGAAACTGACCCAGCATTGTGGCATCAGTTATCCCAAGAAGCTCAATCATTTTGGATTTCTAATGGCCCGTCCATGTGCCAGAACAATGATGGGAGCTTCAAAAATTCGGAAAGGTTGAGTTGCGGACAAAAAAGGTACTTATCAAAATCTTGCTTTAGACGTGAACTACACAATGGCGAATTTGTCAATCGTGAATGGCTATTATACTCACCTTCAGCAGGTTCTGTTTTTTGCTTTGCTTGTACCTTATTCTCCAGCAAACACTCTAATTTTTCCACAACTGGATTTGATGACTGGAAAAATGCCTTAAAATGTATATCTGGATAAGAGAATGGTTCTGAACATCACAAAAATATGCTTACTTACTCCAGTCGGCAGAGAGAAAGTGGCCAGCTTGACTCTgtattattaaaacagttaCATAACGAACAATTGTACTGGCAAAATGTGCTGAAAAGAATTGTTGCAGTTGTAAAGTTCTTGTCATCAAGAGGATTGCCATTTCGTGGAAACAATAAAACCATTGGTTCAGAGCAAAATGGTAATTATTTAGGAACTCTTGAGTTACTTAGCCAGTTTGACCCATTCCTACATGAACACATGAAAAAACATGGAAATTCTGGAAAAGGTAATACTTCATACCTCTCCGCCAATATCTGTGAGGAGTTTATATGCCTAATGGGAAATAAAGTTTTGAGCGAAAtaatttctgaattaaaaaaagcaaaatactaCTCAATCAGCGTTGACTCAACTCCAGACTTGTCACATGTAGATCAATTAACTTTTACAGTTCGATATGTTAAAGACTTTGCACCAGTTGAgcgttttttgcaatttgttcCCATTCACGGGCATGGAGCTGAACATTTAGAAACaatggttttgaattttttacaagaaaatgaAATTTCAATATCTGACTGTCGTGGGCAGTCATACGATAATGCATCAAATATGGCAGGACAGTACTCAGGCCTACAAAAGAGGATTAAAGACAAAAGTGAATCAGCATTGTTTATTCCTTGTGCTGGACATTCTTTAAATCTGGTTGGCAACAGTGCAGCTGGATGTTGTTTagaagcaattattttttttgactttgttCAATGCCTCTACAACTTTTTTTCTGCATCAACTCATCGTTGGCAAGTGCTTCTGTCTTTTGTTggcaaaggaaaaaaaattgtcaaacaGCTTTCTGGAACTCGATGGTCAGCACGTGCAGATGCTGTGACTTGTCTGCATGACAGTTATGACGAGATTAAAAAAGCACTTGAATTTTTGATCAAGGACATAAGTCAGTCAAAAGAAACTCAAAATGATGCTCAAAATCTCATCACGAAAATGAACACTTTTGAGATGTTTTTCTGACAATTTTCTGGAATGATATTCTTTGTCATTTTAATGAAACATCGAAGATTTTAcagaaagaaaatttaaacctGGATGTTGCAGTTCGGATTCTAAAGTCATTGTTGCATTTCATTAAAGATTTGAGGAGTCAATTTGAGAATTACCAGGAAAAAGCCAAAATCTTGCTTCCAAACACTGACTACAGAGATTCttcaaaaagaacaaaaaaaagaagccGACGTATGGCCTTCTTTGATGGTGAGGCTGAAGAATTGGAATTTCAGGGaagttataaattcaaaattgaaaCATACCTTCCTGTTATTGATTCACTAAcatcaaatttagaaaaaagaacATCAGCATATGAGAAGATCAATGACAATTTCGGATTTCTAGTAAACATTCAAACAATTGCCAATGTTGAACTAAAAGACCATTGTTCAAACCTAGCACAAATTTATAAGAAGGACATAAatgaaaatgaacttttttttgagtGCCagcaatttaaatattacatttcaAAAGATGAACATTCATTTACAGAATTTTACTCAACATTAAAAAGAGACCACTTCGAATCAACTTTTCCAAATATTGAAATTTCCCTAGAACTTTTCTGTCAATGATGGTCTCAAATTGCACTGGCGAGCGatcattttcaaaactaaaacttataaaaaatgaactCCGCTCAACCATGCTGCAAGAAAGATTGAACTGTTTGTCGTTAATGTCAATTGAATCAGATGTTCTTTTAACCATtgattttgatgatattattaaagaattttcaagaaaaaaatcacGTAAAAACGTCACATGTAAATTTTATCATTCCTTTAATAAATGTTTCCTATTTTagtatttgatttaatttttttactaaggaAAAAGGGGGCCCCCAAATTAAGTCTAGCCTAGGGCCCCCGATGGCCTTAAGACGGCCCTGAGTTGAGAGCGTAAGAAATTAATGCTACAATATTCACTATGAAAATCATACAGCATGTCAAACTAACCCCTCTCGACTGTTTTTTCTACCATTGAATTTAAGTATAGCTGTGAAACtatgcaatttaatttattctgtGTGAATAATCCGAccagtcaaaaaaattttttagctttatcTACACAACTTCTGTACAGGAAATGGTATTCTTCACAGAAAAGGAGCATGTTCTCGCCAATAATGGGATATTTCTGGGTTAAACGATTTAATGTGAGCGcgaattaaattattattcattttattatgaGGAAGATTCAGACATCTTTTATCTGTGGACTTActgaatttgaaaaatttctcATTGTAGTTCGTAGAACACGATCATTACCTTTAGTAAAGCCCAAgtagtcaaaaaaaaaggttttgcaaATGTTGACAGCAGTTCCATCgtcatttttcaattaataaatgaataaaatgattttttataaaacttttaacagaAGAATCACTTTTTCTTGCTTTTGGAGCATTGATGAAGAATAAAAGCATATCTTTCCTTCGTTGAAGATTTCCAACATTCAGaaatttttgccttttttaagaaatttttgttgAGCACTTCCGTGGACTTTTCTCCGGGTCACAGCTggttttaacatgttttttaacaGATAATTTGTACTGGGCAGTTCTTTCGCCACCTGACGTAAGATATTTCTTCTTTTTCcggagttttcttttttttgtgtatttatttgGACTTATTGTAGTTGAGGACACACCTACACATTGCAAAACTACAGTCAtgacaaaaattgacaaaactacAGTCAGTAAGAGGTTATAATTAtgaagtaattttattttatttaattaccaaTTTTATTCTGCCTTATAAGGATAACTTGGAGAAGTAATCATACTTTGATACTGATTTGAACTATCCACGTCTGCATTTATTGATTGATTTGGTGATTAAGGTGGAGGTATGTTAGTAAGAGTTTGCCAcgtcttatttaaatttgtattaactCCTGCATTAGCTGACGGACTACCATTACACAATAATGTTAGAGGTATATTCGCCACAGTTCTTCTTGACTGATTTGAGCATCCATCAGCTGACAGTACGTCTACAAATTAActaacaattataattttatgctgtACATATTCATTAGCAAGTTACTTCGTTTCATGATCTTTAAATAGAACTCACTCGGATTTGCAAGACTTGCAATAAGAATCCCAGTGGGCACACAACGTCGATCCAACGTTGGATTTATGTTGGGTTGTGTTGGGCAACATCGACCAACTAAATCTAACGTTGTAATAACGTTGGTTACATTAACGTTATTTTTCACTAGAATTACAACATTGTAATAACATTAGTTACactaacattatttttcatCGGAGTTACAACGTTGTTAACATTGGCTACACTTAcgtaatttttctttgaaattgcAATATTGTAATGATGTTGGCTACACTAACGTAATTTTTTATCGGATTTACAACATTATAATAGCTATAGAGGAGACCGGGGCTTTCATCAGAAAGTGACAAAAATGACACAGAACCTTCCTAATTGACCATTTCATCATTCACTATAGTATTGTCAGGATTCACGCATGCGCATGGgagatattaaaatttatgtgttttttggacaaaaacGAAACTTTTGGGACATCgcttcctttttattttataaaaaaaatagatagcggtatgaaaaaaaaattattttaaaagttccaGTCACAATTGGTTTACTATATCCAGTC
This portion of the Hydra vulgaris chromosome 13, alternate assembly HydraT2T_AEP genome encodes:
- the LOC136089750 gene encoding zinc finger MYM-type protein 1-like, with the protein product MLTYSSRQRESGQLDSVLLKQLHNEQLYWQNVLKRIVAVVKFLSSRGLPFRGNNKTIGSEQNGNYLGTLELLSQFDPFLHEHMKKHGNSGKGNTSYLSANICEEFICLMGNKVLSEIISELKKAKYYSISVDSTPDLSHVDQLTFTVRYVKDFAPVERFLQFVPIHGHGAEHLETMVLNFLQENEISISDCRGQSYDNASNMAGQYSGLQKRIKDKSESALFIPCAGHSLNLVGNSAAGCCLEAIIFFDFVQCLYNFFSASTHRWQVLLSFVGKGKKIVKQLSGTRWSARADAVTCLHDSYDEIKKALEFLIKDISQSKETQNDAQNLITKMNTFEMFF